CCCAGGTATGGGAGCTACAAGATCATCTATGTTTGTACCACTTAAATAAGGAGATTAGAACATGGCTAACAACAAATATGCTTATAATGAAGAAGTTGATGAAGCAAAAACTGCACGTGCTATGGCAAAATCTCTCAAAATTTCTCCAAAGCACAGTGTTGAGATTTGCAGTGCAATTAGAGGAATGGAAGTAGGAAAAGCTAAAGCTTACTTAGAAAATGTTATTGATATGAAAAAATCAGTTCCTTTCAAAAGACACAACAAAAAAGTTGGTCACAGAAAAGGACAAGAAGGTTGGCCTTCCGGAAGATATCCTGTAAAAGCTGCTGAACAGATTTTAAAAGTATTAAAAAATGCAGAAGCTAATGCAGAGTACAAAGGTATGGACACTGAAAAATTAGTTATTGAACATATTTCTAGTCACAAAGGTGTTGTAATTCCCGGATATATCCCAAGAGCATTTGGTAGAATGACTCCATTTAACACACCTACTACTCATATTCAAATTGTATTACAGGAGGCTAACTAATGATAGAAAAAGATTTTGTCACCGAGGGCCTTAGAAGAACCAAAATTGATGAATACTTAGAAAAAGAACTTGAAAGAGCCGGATATGGTGGAATGGATGTTCAGATTACTCCTTTAGGAACCATGGTTGTTGTCTATGCAGAAAGACCAGGTATGGTTATTGGTAGAGGAGGTAAAAATGTAAGGGATATTACCAATACTCTTAAAACTAAATTCGGATTAGATAATCCTCAAATTGAAGTTAAAGAAGTAGATGTTCCTGAACTCAACCCTAAAATCATGGCTTACAAAATTTCTAACATGTTACAAAGAGGTATGCACTTTAGAAGAGTAGCTTATTCCACTATTCGTAGAATTATGGGTGCTGGCGCTCAAGGTGTAGAAGTAACTATTTCTGGTAAAATCAGAGGTTCCAGATCTGCTGTAGCTAAATTTGTTGAAGGATACATTAAAAAATGTGGAGAACCTTCAATAAGATTTGTAGAAGAAGGTTTTGCTACCGCTCAATTAAAACCTGGTGTCTTAGGTATTTATGTAAGAATTATGCCTCCGGAAACTGTATTACCTGATTCAGTTGAAATTCTTCCTCCAAAAATGATCATCGAAGAAGACGGTGATGTTATTGAAGAAGAAATCGATGTTGAAACCGAAGAAATCATCGAAGAAGAAATCATTGAGGAAGTTGAAGACCTCGACGAATTAGAAGAAGTTGTTGAAGAAGAATCTGCTGATGAAGTGGAGAAAGACGATAGTTAAATTTTAATTTAATTATCTTAAAAGAGTTGGAACAATGGCGATTTTAAGAAGTAAAGAAATTTGGGACATGGAAGTTGATGAGATTCAAGATAAATTAGTTGAACTCAGAGCTGAATTATCCAAAAA
The nucleotide sequence above comes from Methanobrevibacter sp.. Encoded proteins:
- a CDS encoding 30S ribosomal protein S3 — protein: MIEKDFVTEGLRRTKIDEYLEKELERAGYGGMDVQITPLGTMVVVYAERPGMVIGRGGKNVRDITNTLKTKFGLDNPQIEVKEVDVPELNPKIMAYKISNMLQRGMHFRRVAYSTIRRIMGAGAQGVEVTISGKIRGSRSAVAKFVEGYIKKCGEPSIRFVEEGFATAQLKPGVLGIYVRIMPPETVLPDSVEILPPKMIIEEDGDVIEEEIDVETEEIIEEEIIEEVEDLDELEEVVEEESADEVEKDDS
- a CDS encoding 50S ribosomal protein L22: MANNKYAYNEEVDEAKTARAMAKSLKISPKHSVEICSAIRGMEVGKAKAYLENVIDMKKSVPFKRHNKKVGHRKGQEGWPSGRYPVKAAEQILKVLKNAEANAEYKGMDTEKLVIEHISSHKGVVIPGYIPRAFGRMTPFNTPTTHIQIVLQEAN